One genomic region from Daphnia magna isolate NIES linkage group LG10, ASM2063170v1.1, whole genome shotgun sequence encodes:
- the LOC116934887 gene encoding serine/threonine-protein phosphatase PGAM5, mitochondrial isoform X2: MRLLRKIKYIIAAGAAGGVLASYLAVSAAEVALEEKYREDPALFGHQNSRSKWDFNWDRQEPHTLVKPSKSGSVDSEKVEKVKPTATRNLILIRHGQYNLKGTKDEERYLTALGIEQADYTGKRLKELAMPYTSIVQSSMCRARETANVISGHLPNVPLHTCDLLQEGAPFPPEPPVGHWKPEMHFYRDGARIEAAFRKYFHRSEASQKEDSYEVLVCHANVIRFFVCRALQLPPEAWLRMSLHNASITWIAIRPSGRVVLRALGDCGHLPPAKLTTT, from the exons atgcgactTCTTCGTAAGATTAAGTACATCATTGCAGCTGGGGCAGCCGGTGGCGTTTTGGCGAGTTATCTGGCTGTGAGTGCAGCAGAGGTCGCCCTAGAAGAGAAATATAGAGAAGACCCAGCATTGTTTGGCCACCAAAATTCCAGATCGAAATGGGATTTCAACTGGGACAG GCAAGAACCACACACTTTGGTAAAACCTTCCAAATCTGGATCAGTTGATAGTGAAAAAGTAGAGAAGGTAAAACCAACAGCAACAAGAAATCTTATCTTGATTCGTCATGGCCAGTATAACCTAAAGGGTACAAAAGATGAAGAACGCTACCTCACTGCTTTGG GTATTGAGCAGGCAGATTATACTGGAAAACGTTTAAAAGAGCTTGCAATGCCCTACACATCCATAGTGCAATCTTCCATGTGCAGGGCCAGAGAGACAGCTAATGTTATTTCTGGTCATCTACCAAATGTCCCTCTTCACACTTGTGATTTGCTTCAAGAAGGAGCCCCCTTCCCTCCAGAGCCACCTGTGGGGCACTGGAAGCCCGAGATGCAT TTTTATCGAGACGGAGCACGAATTGAAGCTGCTTTCCGAAAATACTTTCACAGATCCGAAGCTTCTCAGAAAGAAGACAGTTACGAAGTTTTAGTTTGTCACGCTAATGTTATTCGCTTCTTTGTTTGCAG AGCTTTACAGCTGCCACCTGAGGCCTGGTTGCGTATGAGTCTCCATAACGCGAGTATTACCTGGATTGCCATCCGGCCATCGGGACGTGTTGTTTTACGAGCTCTTGGCGATTGTGGCCATCTTCCACCCGCTAAACTTACCACCACGTGA
- the LOC116934887 gene encoding serine/threonine-protein phosphatase PGAM5, mitochondrial isoform X1, with protein MRLLRKIKYIIAAGAAGGVLASYLAVSAAEVALEEKYREDPALFGHQNSRSKWDFNWDRQEPHTLVKPSKSGSVDSEKVEKVKPTATRNLILIRHGQYNLKGTKDEERYLTALGIEQADYTGKRLKELAMPYTSIVQSSMCRARETANVISGHLPNVPLHTCDLLQEGAPFPPEPPVGHWKPEMHQFYRDGARIEAAFRKYFHRSEASQKEDSYEVLVCHANVIRFFVCRALQLPPEAWLRMSLHNASITWIAIRPSGRVVLRALGDCGHLPPAKLTTT; from the exons atgcgactTCTTCGTAAGATTAAGTACATCATTGCAGCTGGGGCAGCCGGTGGCGTTTTGGCGAGTTATCTGGCTGTGAGTGCAGCAGAGGTCGCCCTAGAAGAGAAATATAGAGAAGACCCAGCATTGTTTGGCCACCAAAATTCCAGATCGAAATGGGATTTCAACTGGGACAG GCAAGAACCACACACTTTGGTAAAACCTTCCAAATCTGGATCAGTTGATAGTGAAAAAGTAGAGAAGGTAAAACCAACAGCAACAAGAAATCTTATCTTGATTCGTCATGGCCAGTATAACCTAAAGGGTACAAAAGATGAAGAACGCTACCTCACTGCTTTGG GTATTGAGCAGGCAGATTATACTGGAAAACGTTTAAAAGAGCTTGCAATGCCCTACACATCCATAGTGCAATCTTCCATGTGCAGGGCCAGAGAGACAGCTAATGTTATTTCTGGTCATCTACCAAATGTCCCTCTTCACACTTGTGATTTGCTTCAAGAAGGAGCCCCCTTCCCTCCAGAGCCACCTGTGGGGCACTGGAAGCCCGAGATGCAT CAGTTTTATCGAGACGGAGCACGAATTGAAGCTGCTTTCCGAAAATACTTTCACAGATCCGAAGCTTCTCAGAAAGAAGACAGTTACGAAGTTTTAGTTTGTCACGCTAATGTTATTCGCTTCTTTGTTTGCAG AGCTTTACAGCTGCCACCTGAGGCCTGGTTGCGTATGAGTCTCCATAACGCGAGTATTACCTGGATTGCCATCCGGCCATCGGGACGTGTTGTTTTACGAGCTCTTGGCGATTGTGGCCATCTTCCACCCGCTAAACTTACCACCACGTGA